From Draconibacterium halophilum, one genomic window encodes:
- a CDS encoding efflux RND transporter periplasmic adaptor subunit, with protein MKKILFILTTALIVTACGNTNVADEAAKRKQLQELKQQVHALEQQIHTLETELAANEKEELVNIKTTLLENQKFEHFIEVTGKVEAEQDVDVSPESAGVIKEVLVTEGQQVRKGQIMARLNTDVLERSIEELQVQLNLAITNYERQKNLWDQNIGSEMEYLQAKNNKESLEKRINSLKTQIEMSEVKSPINGVVDIVYQEKGNIGSPQSPFAKVINTSNIKIYGDISESHITKVDKGDDVEIRFPALDKTVDANINQIGNTIDPNNRTFRVRINISNKSNQIKPNLISVLSMRDYVNDSAIVVPSLYIKEDFKGHYLYIVEKADGKNIAKKVYVTPGVSNNNMTEITEGLTAGTQVISEGYNQVVNGTVVNIN; from the coding sequence ATGAAAAAGATTTTATTCATTCTCACAACGGCCCTCATAGTTACGGCTTGCGGAAATACCAATGTTGCCGACGAAGCCGCAAAACGAAAGCAATTGCAGGAACTAAAGCAGCAAGTTCACGCACTTGAGCAGCAAATTCATACACTGGAAACCGAATTGGCAGCAAACGAAAAAGAAGAACTGGTAAATATAAAAACCACACTTTTGGAGAACCAAAAGTTTGAGCACTTTATTGAAGTAACCGGTAAAGTTGAAGCTGAACAGGATGTGGATGTAAGCCCTGAATCGGCTGGCGTTATTAAAGAAGTTTTGGTAACTGAAGGGCAGCAGGTAAGAAAAGGTCAGATTATGGCCCGCCTGAATACTGACGTACTGGAACGTTCAATTGAAGAGCTGCAGGTACAACTTAATTTGGCCATAACAAATTATGAGCGACAAAAAAATCTGTGGGATCAGAATATAGGTTCTGAAATGGAGTATTTGCAAGCCAAAAACAATAAAGAAAGTCTGGAGAAAAGGATTAATAGCCTGAAAACTCAAATTGAAATGTCCGAAGTAAAGTCTCCAATAAACGGGGTAGTCGATATTGTATACCAGGAGAAAGGAAATATTGGAAGTCCGCAATCTCCTTTTGCCAAGGTTATTAATACCAGTAACATTAAAATTTATGGCGACATTTCCGAGTCGCACATTACCAAAGTAGATAAAGGCGACGATGTTGAAATTCGTTTCCCGGCTCTGGACAAAACCGTTGATGCAAACATTAACCAAATTGGGAATACCATCGATCCGAATAACCGCACTTTCCGCGTACGTATTAACATCAGTAACAAGTCGAATCAGATAAAACCGAACCTGATTTCGGTTCTTTCAATGCGCGATTATGTAAACGATTCGGCCATCGTGGTGCCTTCGCTTTACATTAAGGAAGATTTTAAAGGACACTACCTGTATATTGTTGAAAAGGCCGATGGGAAAAATATAGCTAAAAAAGTTTATGTAACACCGGGCGTTAGCAATAACAACATGACAGAAATTACGGAAGGCCTAACAGCCGGAACACAGGTTATTTCCGAAGGTTACAACCAGGTTGTTAACGGAACAGTTGTGAACATCAATTAA
- a CDS encoding TolC family protein yields MKKQINHLILFLFLLVVGLSLKAQEEGNTSFSLDQATQYAMQNSYVLFNTKQDVTIAQKQVWETITTGLPQVSATANYSMFLNLPVSLLPGEFFGEDPGTYIPVKFGQDYSADFGFSVSQQIFDGSWIVGVRSAELYLNLAKQANEKTEIDIRSAVAQAYYTVLISERYRTVMLESFENTTQLYEETKVYYENGFREQQDVDQLRILQKNAENEVLRSERELKIAKTVLKYTMGYDLNQEIDLSDKLDVFVSPLVREMNTINLDVFNHIDYRLAQSNFEVSDKLYRLEKVAYLPQFDAFYSYSKTSYGNKANLLKEAWFPSSLIGFQASIPIFNSGNKRAKVQMARIELDKAQNDMRYSEITLQKDYLTASAEMETAREQFLNTRENLDLAQSILDKTHIKFNNGMISSAELSQQESQYITTWQQLITSTMSLLQADLNLKKAAGAL; encoded by the coding sequence ATGAAGAAACAAATTAACCATCTAATCTTGTTTTTATTCTTGTTAGTTGTGGGACTGTCGCTGAAAGCTCAGGAGGAAGGGAACACAAGCTTCTCTCTCGATCAGGCCACACAATATGCCATGCAAAACTCGTATGTTTTATTCAATACAAAACAAGATGTAACCATTGCCCAAAAACAAGTTTGGGAAACCATAACAACCGGATTACCACAAGTATCGGCAACAGCTAATTACAGTATGTTTCTGAATCTTCCGGTTTCACTTCTTCCCGGAGAATTTTTTGGAGAAGATCCGGGCACTTACATCCCGGTAAAATTTGGTCAGGATTACAGTGCAGATTTCGGATTCAGCGTATCGCAACAAATCTTCGACGGTTCGTGGATTGTGGGGGTTAGGTCGGCAGAACTGTATTTAAACCTGGCAAAACAAGCCAATGAAAAAACGGAGATTGATATTCGCAGTGCGGTAGCACAAGCCTACTATACCGTATTAATTAGCGAACGTTACCGCACGGTTATGCTCGAAAGCTTTGAAAACACTACTCAATTGTACGAAGAAACCAAGGTCTACTACGAAAATGGTTTTCGCGAGCAGCAAGATGTTGACCAACTGAGGATATTACAGAAAAATGCCGAGAACGAGGTACTTCGCTCGGAAAGAGAATTGAAAATTGCCAAAACAGTTTTGAAATACACCATGGGCTACGACCTCAACCAGGAGATTGACCTGAGCGACAAACTGGACGTCTTTGTTTCACCATTGGTTCGGGAAATGAATACCATCAATCTCGACGTGTTCAATCATATCGATTATCGTTTGGCTCAGTCGAATTTTGAAGTTTCCGATAAATTGTACCGATTGGAAAAAGTGGCTTATTTGCCTCAGTTTGATGCATTTTACAGCTACTCCAAAACCTCGTACGGAAACAAAGCCAATCTGCTTAAAGAAGCTTGGTTCCCGTCGTCGCTGATTGGCTTTCAGGCTTCCATTCCAATTTTCAATTCAGGAAACAAACGTGCGAAGGTACAAATGGCTCGTATCGAGCTTGACAAAGCTCAAAACGATATGCGCTATTCCGAAATCACGCTACAAAAAGATTATTTAACAGCATCGGCAGAAATGGAAACGGCACGCGAACAATTTTTGAATACACGCGAAAACCTCGATCTGGCACAAAGTATTTTGGATAAAACCCATATTAAATTCAATAACGGAATGATAAGTAGTGCTGAACTATCGCAACAGGAAAGCCAGTATATTACTACCTGGCAACAATTAATAACTTCAACAATGTCGTTGCTTCAAGCCGATTTAAATTTAAAAAAGGCAGCCGGCGCATTATAA
- a CDS encoding TetR/AcrR family transcriptional regulator: protein MEEKKKYIIENVGRLYFKKGIRAVTMDDVAAEFGISKKTLYQYFSDKKGLVTQVIEFFIEESNKTFKQLDDKNAVDSILLIRKHVAFIYKFYNNGIDKDLKKYYPELYKKINEIKRERIFTSTIDNLKLGMTQGMYRTDLDPYLIAKLQVGRMLFTMNPDYGIFEEYEVNSLAFFDSMMDYHMNAICNEKGIKYYKNQLNKVQYEETN, encoded by the coding sequence GTGGAAGAAAAGAAAAAATATATCATTGAAAACGTAGGCCGGCTCTATTTCAAAAAAGGCATACGAGCAGTTACTATGGATGATGTAGCAGCCGAATTTGGCATTTCAAAAAAAACACTTTATCAGTATTTTTCCGATAAAAAGGGACTGGTTACCCAGGTTATCGAATTTTTTATTGAGGAAAGTAACAAAACGTTTAAGCAACTGGATGATAAAAACGCTGTCGACAGTATTCTTCTTATACGTAAACATGTTGCATTCATATATAAATTCTACAACAACGGCATTGATAAGGATTTAAAAAAGTATTATCCAGAACTGTACAAAAAGATAAACGAAATAAAACGCGAACGAATATTTACAAGTACAATCGACAACCTGAAATTAGGAATGACACAGGGCATGTATCGCACCGACCTGGATCCTTACCTGATAGCCAAATTGCAAGTTGGAAGGATGTTGTTTACAATGAATCCGGATTATGGAATTTTTGAAGAATACGAAGTAAACTCGCTCGCATTTTTCGATAGCATGATGGACTACCATATGAATGCCATTTGCAACGAAAAAGGAATAAAATATTATAAAAATCAGCTAAACAAAGTTCAGTATGAAGAAACAAATTAA
- a CDS encoding 2-C-methyl-D-erythritol 4-phosphate cytidylyltransferase, with amino-acid sequence MLKKFALIVAGGSGNRMGASVPKQFLEIEGKPVLMYTFEAFLRFDPNIEFVLVLPDTQVEHWKKLCKVHAFTTSYKLAFGGENRFQSVKNGLAQINGNGIVFIHDGVRPLVSNETIEHCFSEAQKSGNALPVVPSSESIRYSDEQGNKAVDRSKYFLVQTPQTFDAQSIKEAYKKAQHENFTDDASVLESSGHKIHLVNGNRENIKITWPQDLIIAKTFLFPQ; translated from the coding sequence ATGCTAAAAAAGTTTGCTTTAATTGTTGCGGGTGGCAGCGGAAACCGAATGGGAGCTTCCGTTCCAAAACAGTTTCTTGAAATTGAGGGAAAGCCTGTTTTAATGTACACTTTTGAAGCCTTTTTACGTTTTGATCCCAACATTGAATTTGTTCTCGTTTTACCTGATACACAGGTTGAACACTGGAAGAAACTTTGCAAAGTACATGCTTTCACAACATCGTACAAACTTGCTTTTGGTGGGGAAAATCGTTTTCAGTCAGTAAAAAACGGGCTGGCACAGATCAACGGTAACGGCATTGTTTTTATCCACGACGGAGTTCGACCGCTTGTTTCTAACGAAACCATTGAGCACTGTTTTTCGGAAGCCCAAAAATCGGGCAACGCCTTGCCGGTAGTTCCTTCGTCGGAATCGATCCGCTATTCCGATGAACAAGGCAATAAAGCTGTCGACCGAAGTAAATACTTTTTGGTACAAACCCCGCAAACTTTTGATGCACAATCAATAAAAGAAGCTTACAAAAAAGCTCAGCACGAAAATTTTACCGACGATGCTTCAGTTCTGGAAAGTTCAGGACATAAAATTCATCTGGTTAATGGCAACCGCGAAAACATAAAAATTACCTGGCCTCAGGATCTTATCATCGCCAAAACCTTTCTTTTTCCACAATAG
- a CDS encoding DUF2461 domain-containing protein, translated as MEKVLEFLKQLGKNNNREWFNDNRKWYEESREKVLFLTDVLINEIGEFDPAVRGLLPKDCIFRIFRDVRFSKDKRPYKTNFGSFICKGGRKSMNPGYYIHIEPGGCFVAGGIYMPPSPVLKSIRSFVADHAQEFLDITNDPDFKKQFPEMYGDKLKLAPKGFPKDHAYIDLLKYKSYIYSKALKDRVVVGDDYIEEVVQLYEQLYQVNVFLYDALAE; from the coding sequence ATGGAGAAAGTTCTTGAATTTTTAAAGCAGCTGGGAAAAAACAACAATCGCGAATGGTTTAACGACAACCGGAAATGGTACGAGGAAAGCAGGGAAAAAGTACTTTTTCTCACCGATGTTTTGATTAATGAGATTGGTGAATTCGATCCGGCGGTGCGTGGTTTGTTGCCCAAAGACTGTATTTTTAGGATCTTTCGTGATGTGCGATTTTCAAAAGATAAACGTCCTTATAAAACCAATTTTGGAAGCTTTATTTGTAAAGGTGGTCGAAAAAGTATGAATCCGGGTTACTATATACATATTGAACCCGGTGGATGTTTTGTTGCCGGAGGAATTTATATGCCGCCATCACCGGTATTAAAATCGATTAGGAGTTTTGTGGCTGATCATGCCCAGGAATTTCTGGATATTACCAACGACCCAGATTTTAAAAAACAATTCCCGGAAATGTATGGCGATAAATTAAAGCTGGCACCAAAAGGTTTTCCTAAAGATCATGCGTACATCGATTTACTGAAGTACAAATCGTATATTTATTCAAAAGCACTGAAAGACAGGGTAGTAGTCGGTGATGATTATATTGAAGAAGTGGTGCAACTGTACGAACAGCTTTATCAGGTTAACGTTTTTTTATATGATGCGCTGGCTGAGTAA
- a CDS encoding DUF5020 family protein, with amino-acid sequence MKKVLLAIAMVAFMFSVKAQNVQLHYDFGEGRKMLTSTVEMFRPDAYGSTFFFVDMDYGADGTGIDNGLSLAYWEIARAFKWNETQKFMPRVEYNGGTMSVGGGIWIPIENCWLAGLERTWASGDFSKILTLQANYKYIKDKEDAAFQLTAVWTVQMADGKFTFTGFADFWKEGMDWTFNGEDDTDFRFLTEPQLWYNPCKNFSFGTEIELSNNFVGDKFAVKPTLAVKYTF; translated from the coding sequence ATGAAAAAAGTACTACTTGCAATTGCTATGGTTGCATTCATGTTCTCTGTTAAAGCCCAAAATGTACAGTTGCATTACGATTTCGGCGAAGGCCGTAAAATGCTGACCTCAACAGTTGAAATGTTTCGTCCTGATGCGTATGGATCGACATTCTTTTTCGTTGACATGGACTATGGTGCTGATGGTACCGGTATCGACAATGGTCTTTCATTGGCCTACTGGGAAATTGCACGTGCTTTTAAATGGAATGAAACACAGAAGTTTATGCCGCGTGTTGAATACAACGGTGGAACAATGAGTGTTGGTGGAGGTATTTGGATTCCGATTGAAAATTGTTGGCTGGCAGGTTTGGAACGTACCTGGGCATCGGGAGATTTTTCTAAAATTCTAACCTTGCAGGCCAACTACAAGTACATTAAGGATAAAGAAGATGCGGCTTTCCAATTAACAGCCGTATGGACCGTACAAATGGCCGATGGTAAATTTACTTTCACCGGTTTTGCCGATTTCTGGAAAGAAGGTATGGATTGGACTTTCAACGGAGAAGATGACACTGATTTCCGTTTCCTTACCGAGCCACAATTGTGGTATAACCCATGCAAAAATTTCTCGTTTGGTACTGAGATCGAACTCAGCAATAATTTTGTAGGAGACAAGTTTGCCGTTAAGCCAACGCTGGCAGTAAAATATACATTCTAA
- a CDS encoding NCS2 family permease codes for MLEKFFKLKENNTSVKTEIVAGITTFMTMAYILAVNPDILSATGMDKNALFTATALSAFVATLVMALVARLPFALAPGMGLNAFFAFTVVLGMGHSWQFALTAVFLEGIIFILLTAFNIRELIVNAIPLPLKHAVSAGIGLFIAFIGLQNSGIIVNNDATLVGLGDIGSAAVLVAIGGVVLTAVLLALKVKGALLIGIFAATIAGLPFGVTVMPEGTLVDTPPSLAPIFWKFEFSQIFTFDMMIVLFTFLFVDMFDTVGTLVGVSSKAGMLDKEGRVPRVKQALFADSIGTFFGAIFGTSTVTTYVESASGVAEGGKTGLTSLSTAALFLVALFFAPIFTMVPAAATAPALILVGFFMMSPILNIDFDNYTESIPAFITIIVMPLTYSIAEGIVFGMLSFVFLKVLTGKYKDVSVVMAILSVLFILKFFI; via the coding sequence ATGTTAGAAAAATTTTTCAAACTAAAAGAAAACAATACAAGCGTTAAAACGGAAATAGTAGCCGGTATAACAACGTTTATGACCATGGCTTATATTTTGGCTGTTAACCCTGATATATTGAGCGCTACAGGAATGGACAAAAATGCATTGTTTACAGCTACTGCGCTGTCGGCATTTGTAGCAACACTGGTAATGGCACTTGTGGCTCGCCTACCTTTTGCTCTTGCTCCGGGTATGGGATTAAATGCATTTTTTGCATTTACTGTTGTGCTAGGCATGGGGCATAGTTGGCAGTTTGCATTAACTGCGGTTTTTCTTGAAGGTATCATATTTATTTTGCTTACTGCATTCAATATTCGCGAGTTAATTGTAAATGCAATACCACTTCCTTTAAAACATGCGGTTTCGGCGGGTATTGGTTTGTTTATTGCTTTTATAGGACTGCAGAATTCGGGGATAATTGTAAACAACGATGCAACTTTAGTTGGGCTTGGTGACATTGGGTCAGCAGCGGTATTGGTGGCTATTGGCGGTGTTGTATTAACAGCCGTTCTTTTGGCGCTCAAAGTTAAAGGTGCTTTACTTATTGGTATTTTCGCTGCAACAATCGCAGGTTTGCCATTTGGTGTAACGGTAATGCCAGAAGGAACTTTGGTTGACACTCCTCCTTCGTTGGCTCCAATTTTTTGGAAATTTGAATTTTCTCAGATTTTCACGTTCGATATGATGATTGTACTTTTCACTTTCCTTTTTGTTGATATGTTCGATACGGTTGGAACGCTTGTGGGGGTTTCTTCTAAAGCAGGAATGTTAGACAAAGAAGGAAGAGTACCACGTGTAAAACAGGCTCTTTTTGCCGACTCGATTGGTACTTTTTTTGGTGCTATTTTCGGAACAAGTACGGTTACAACTTATGTTGAAAGTGCCTCGGGAGTTGCCGAAGGAGGAAAAACAGGTTTAACTTCATTGTCGACAGCAGCCTTGTTCTTAGTTGCATTGTTTTTTGCGCCAATTTTTACAATGGTACCTGCTGCAGCCACGGCACCCGCTTTAATTTTGGTGGGTTTCTTTATGATGTCGCCAATTTTAAATATCGATTTCGACAATTATACCGAATCGATACCTGCATTTATAACCATTATTGTAATGCCATTAACCTACAGTATTGCTGAAGGTATTGTATTTGGTATGCTTTCGTTTGTGTTCCTGAAAGTTTTAACCGGAAAATACAAAGACGTTTCAGTGGTAATGGCTATTTTGTCGGTATTGTTTATATTGAAGTTTTTTATTTAG
- the mnhG gene encoding monovalent cation/H(+) antiporter subunit G, whose amino-acid sequence MTTLITALLFLLGAFFILVSAIGLVRFPDLYTRMHATTKATSFGILLIILGTALYFNSNVVWIKSVLVIIFIYLTTPLASHSIAQTKKNHRKD is encoded by the coding sequence ATGACAACACTAATAACAGCGCTATTATTTTTGCTTGGAGCGTTCTTTATTCTGGTTTCAGCCATTGGACTGGTTCGCTTCCCCGACCTCTATACAAGAATGCATGCCACAACTAAAGCTACATCTTTTGGTATATTACTCATCATTCTGGGCACGGCTTTATATTTCAATTCGAATGTTGTTTGGATAAAGTCAGTTCTGGTCATTATATTTATATATTTAACCACTCCTCTGGCAAGTCATTCTATTGCCCAAACAAAAAAAAACCATCGAAAAGATTAG
- a CDS encoding monovalent cation/H+ antiporter complex subunit F, whose amino-acid sequence MESTISTIALYLIFAMLLLAFVLAFIRMLKGPDISDRIAAMDLIASVTMAFILSYSVLVEKAIYFDIVIVISLISFISTVAVSTYLKQKK is encoded by the coding sequence ATGGAATCTACCATATCAACAATAGCATTATATCTGATTTTTGCCATGCTGCTTTTGGCTTTCGTACTGGCTTTTATTCGTATGTTAAAAGGACCGGATATTAGTGATCGTATAGCAGCAATGGATTTAATTGCCTCGGTAACAATGGCTTTTATTTTAAGTTATAGTGTTTTGGTCGAAAAGGCCATTTACTTCGATATTGTTATTGTGATATCATTAATCTCATTTATTAGTACAGTAGCCGTTTCAACCTATTTAAAACAAAAAAAATGA
- a CDS encoding Na+/H+ antiporter subunit E, which produces MIRKIFYAIQFFGFYLFQLLRSNIYLASITLSPKLNIKYGFIQVPLSLKSDFGLLLFSNLVSMTPGSLVTDIDSAKTMATIHVIYSTSEKEIYDEVQKMQNKIKHFTE; this is translated from the coding sequence ATGATACGGAAAATATTTTACGCCATCCAGTTTTTTGGATTCTATTTGTTTCAGCTACTGAGGTCAAATATTTATCTTGCGAGTATAACGCTATCGCCCAAATTAAATATTAAATACGGTTTTATTCAGGTGCCTTTAAGTCTAAAATCAGATTTCGGATTGTTGCTTTTTAGCAACCTTGTTTCTATGACCCCGGGGTCTTTAGTAACCGATATTGATAGTGCCAAAACCATGGCAACAATACATGTTATCTATTCAACAAGCGAAAAAGAGATTTACGATGAAGTGCAAAAGATGCAGAATAAAATTAAACACTTTACTGAATAA
- a CDS encoding proton-conducting transporter transmembrane domain-containing protein, producing the protein MALNLIGSLFFLAGLGLLYGKTGTLNMAHLAHILRASEQPVLINTSATLFFMAFGIKAALFPLFFWLPASYHTPNITVTSVFAGLLTKVGVYVIIRFFTLFFVQDQEFWLNLFLIIAGLTMVVGGMAASTHYDTRRILSFHIISQIGYMVMGLGIYTPLAIAGAIFFTIHNMIAKTNIFLVAGIINRAKGSFYLKSIGGLYKQSPILAVLFILPAFALAGVPPLSGFFAKFILIKAGIEDGHFGIVAVAIATAMLTLYSMIKIWNEAFLKKEIETTKPGNFPKPRFAELMPSLLLGAASLFMGLFAATIFAYTMQAAEQLLEPAHYIETVLNGIKP; encoded by the coding sequence ATGGCATTAAATTTAATTGGTTCTTTATTTTTTCTAGCCGGATTGGGTTTGCTTTATGGAAAAACAGGAACCCTGAACATGGCTCACCTGGCTCATATTTTACGAGCAAGTGAACAGCCGGTTCTAATCAATACATCAGCAACACTCTTTTTTATGGCATTTGGTATAAAAGCAGCACTTTTCCCCTTGTTTTTCTGGTTACCTGCTTCTTATCATACGCCAAATATTACCGTAACATCGGTATTTGCGGGCTTGCTTACCAAGGTGGGCGTGTATGTTATAATTCGATTTTTTACCTTATTTTTTGTGCAAGACCAGGAATTTTGGTTGAACTTGTTTTTAATTATTGCCGGATTAACGATGGTAGTTGGAGGAATGGCAGCATCAACACATTACGATACCCGTCGTATCTTGTCTTTTCATATCATAAGTCAAATTGGTTATATGGTAATGGGACTGGGTATTTATACTCCCCTGGCTATTGCGGGAGCTATATTTTTCACCATACATAATATGATTGCCAAGACCAATATATTTTTAGTTGCCGGTATAATCAACCGAGCTAAAGGTTCATTCTATTTAAAAAGTATTGGTGGTTTATACAAGCAAAGCCCAATACTTGCTGTATTATTTATTCTTCCGGCTTTTGCATTGGCAGGAGTACCTCCTTTATCAGGTTTTTTTGCCAAATTTATTTTAATAAAGGCGGGTATTGAAGATGGCCACTTTGGAATAGTGGCTGTAGCCATTGCTACTGCAATGCTAACACTGTATTCGATGATTAAAATCTGGAATGAAGCTTTTCTTAAAAAAGAAATAGAAACAACAAAACCCGGAAACTTTCCCAAACCGCGGTTTGCCGAACTTATGCCCTCTTTGCTACTTGGGGCAGCCAGCCTTTTTATGGGCCTTTTTGCTGCTACAATTTTTGCGTATACCATGCAGGCTGCCGAGCAACTTTTGGAACCTGCTCATTATATTGAAACTGTATTAAATGGAATAAAACCTTAA
- a CDS encoding NADH-quinone oxidoreductase subunit K, translating into MEIVLAILVGVLYTAGVYMVLRRSILKFIIGLIFLSNATNLLVFISAGITDGQPAFVDGATDSASSLSDPLPQALVLTAIVIGFGIVVYSMALKYKFFETTGTDDLDQLKQTDK; encoded by the coding sequence ATGGAAATAGTACTTGCTATATTGGTTGGCGTTTTATACACCGCTGGTGTGTACATGGTGTTGCGCAGAAGTATCCTCAAATTTATTATCGGATTAATATTTTTAAGTAATGCTACCAATTTATTGGTGTTCATTTCTGCAGGAATAACGGATGGACAACCTGCTTTTGTTGATGGTGCAACAGATTCGGCAAGTAGTTTATCCGATCCTTTGCCACAAGCTCTTGTTCTTACTGCCATTGTAATTGGATTTGGGATTGTTGTTTACTCGATGGCATTAAAATATAAGTTTTTTGAAACCACCGGAACTGATGATTTAGATCAGCTAAAACAAACAGATAAATAA
- a CDS encoding MnhB domain-containing protein, protein MNSVLLQIATKYLKWILVVFALIALFRGHNHPGGGFIGGLLIGLSVVFQSLTSNAQSAKDKLKIQPEGYISLGLLFILISTLPGLFLKDTFMTGVWFSIPFPLLGELKIGTPFVFDIGVFLAVIGVTLLFFFTFNKVAKWK, encoded by the coding sequence ATGAATTCAGTATTACTACAAATAGCAACAAAATATTTAAAGTGGATACTTGTGGTATTTGCACTTATTGCTCTTTTCAGGGGACATAACCACCCGGGAGGAGGATTTATCGGTGGTTTGTTGATTGGTTTATCGGTGGTATTTCAAAGCCTGACCAGCAATGCCCAATCAGCAAAAGATAAACTAAAAATTCAACCCGAGGGGTACATTTCTTTAGGCTTGTTATTTATACTTATCAGTACACTGCCCGGTTTGTTTCTGAAAGATACTTTTATGACCGGAGTTTGGTTCAGTATTCCATTTCCACTATTGGGAGAACTAAAGATTGGGACTCCCTTTGTTTTTGATATTGGCGTATTTCTGGCGGTTATTGGAGTAACACTCCTGTTTTTTTTCACCTTTAATAAAGTGGCAAAATGGAAATAG